From one Lycium barbarum isolate Lr01 chromosome 6, ASM1917538v2, whole genome shotgun sequence genomic stretch:
- the LOC132599346 gene encoding probable protein phosphatase 2C 46, which yields MISGLMNILRACFQPRANGHVHTSSDAGGRQDGLLWYKDTGQHVNGEFSMAVVQANNLLEDQSQIESGSLSLQDSVGPYGTFIGIYDGHGGPETSRFINEHLFQNLKRFTSEHQSMSVEVIRKAFQATEDGFLSVVTKQWPTKPQIAAVGSCCLVGVICNGTLYIANLGDSRAVLGRLVKSTGEVLSIQLSAEHNVSIESVRQEMQSLHPDDSQIVVLKHNVWRVKGLIQISRSIGDVYLKKAEFNREPLYAKFRLREPFGKPILSSDPAISEHELQPHDQFIIFASDGLWEHLSNQGAVDIVQNHPRNGIAKRLVKTALQEAAKKREMRYSDLKKIDRGVRRHFHDDISVAVVFLDSNLVSRASSVKSPNISVKGGGISLPTKTTPT from the exons ATGATATCTGGATTAATGAACATATTAAGGGCCTGTTTTCAGCCAAGGGCAAATGGACATGTTCATACAAGTTCAGATGCCGGTGGTCGGCAAGACGGGCTTTTATGGTATAAAGATACAGGGCAACATGTAAATGGAGAGTTTTCAATGGCTGTAGTTCAAGCTAATAATCTACTCGAAGATCAGAGCCAAATCGAATCAGGAAGCTTGAGCTTGCAGGATTCTGTTGGGCCATATGGTACTTTTATTGGAATTTATGATGGGCATGGAGGACCTGAAACTTCAAGGTTCATTAATGAACACCTCTTTCAAAATCTCAAGA GGTTTACATCTGAGCACCAGTCTATGTCTGTTGAGGTGATTCGGAAAGCATTTCAAGCAACAGAAGATGGTTTCCTCTCTGTTGTGACTAAACAATGGCCGACCAAACCACAAATTGCTGCTGTTGGATCGTGTTGTCTTGTTGGAGTTATCTGCAATGGAACATTATATATAGCCAACCTTGGTGATTCAAGGGCAGTATTAGGGAGACTTGTTAAGTCAACTGGCGAGGTTCTCTCGATTCAGCTCTCTGCAGAACACAATGTGAGCATTGAATCTGTAAGACAAGAGATGCAATCTTTGCATCCAGATGATTCACAAATTGTAGTTTTAAAGCACAATGTCTGGCGTGTCAAGGGGCTTATACAG ATTTCGAGATCCATTGGTGATGTGTACTTAAAGAAAGCTGAATTCAACAGGGAGCCATTGTATGCTAAGTTTCGCCTTCGAGAACCATTTGGGAAGCCCATATTGAGCTCAGATCCCGCAATTTCAGAGCACGAGTTGCAACCTCACGATCAGTTTATCATATTTGCATCGGATGGTCTCTGGGAGCACCTAAGTAACCAAGGCGCAGTCGACATTGTACAAAATCACCCACGAAAT GGGATAGCTAAAAGGTTAGTGAAAACTGCACTACAAGAAGCAGCAAAGAAAAGGGAAATGAGGTATTCAGACTTGAAGAAAATCGATCGTGGAGTTCGTCGACATTTCCATGATGACATCTCGGTGGCGGTTGTGTTCCTCGACTCGAATCTCGTGAGCCGGGCTAGCTCGGTCAAGAGTCCTAATATTTCTGTAAAAGGAGGTGGCATAAGTTTGCCTACAAAGACTACTCCAACATAA